ATTTATACCCTCAAAACGATCTTGTCTACACAGTCGGTGTTAGTGATTATAAAAGAGATTGGTTCTTTGCACATGTCACCAGGTACCTAGTACTTACATATAATTAAGTTCTATTCCAATTCCTAAATGACACATCATCTATCTAATCAAATTCTTTCTTATATTAAACcaaatgctttttttttgcttcttataataataatatagaaatGTTGGAAATAATACATACGATTCAACGACATGGCAAATCATATTTAACCTGGAAAACGTGAACCGGGTCGGTCTCTACACGCTCAGAATAGCTCTAGCCTCAGCCGCTGATTCCGAGTTACAAGTTCGGGTCAACAATCCGAAGTCCGATCATATTTTCACGACCGGTTTAATCGGAAAAGACAATGCCATTGCAAGACATGGGATTCATGGGTTATATAGATTGTATAGTATCAACGTTGCTGGAGATTTACTAAGTGTTGGTGATAATACCATATATTTAACTCAATCGAGAAGTGTAGGACCTTTTCAAGGTGTTATGTATGATTATATTCGTCTTGAAAGTCCTTTTACAACTTGAAAAAGGAAATAGGATAGAATGGAAATAATTGACTGTGGAggggatttatatttttttttctagagttgttttttattcatttgtatgtaatgtaatatataaagggtgtgaatattaataaaaccaaatgtattaatgtatatatgatTAATGCATTTCTAACATATAGAAGAAGACATGATGTtgccaaaaataaaaagaagaagaaatgataGGACTGCTAGTAGTACTCATTGTACTATTTCTAACCCATGCTCTTTTGTTCCCATTGCCTTTTTAGCCATGTAAGAACCAAGAGAAGCAACTACTAGTAGCAATAATGAAACAATGGCAATGATGAGGATAGTAATGAGCAAAAGCTTAAGGTATGTTACATAAACCATCGATGTAATCAAGCAAATCACACAGAGATTAGAGAGATATTTAAAAGCTATTTCTCTTATCTTGTCCACATCCTCTTCTTGGGGTCTCTCTCTTTCCCAACCACAGCTTGTTGTTGTTCTCTGCTAACAACTCTCTTCTGAGCCACAGGGACTTGGTTCGACGAACTGACTGGTCTCGTTGGTCTGGTTAATCTGGCAACAACTTTTGGTGGGTCTGATTTCCTGATCCGTTTCTCCTTCATCTGAGGTTCATCACCACCGTTGTTCTCTGTTTCACCGCTTCTCGAGACCCTCTTCTTTCTAGTCGCTTCATTGAGGTTCAAAGAATCGTTTCTTCGAGCAGCACTAGCCTTGAGCCGGTTTGATGTTCTCAAgatgttgttgttattgttgttggaTTCCGCATTCTCATTGCCGAAGTTATCTTCTTTGAAACAAGTCTTCACTTCGTTAGGAGTAGCACTCGCAACATCAGGGAACTCTCTCGTTGCTGCCATTTGCTGTACGTGCAGCTCTTGCTCCTTTAGCCTCACTTCAAGCTCTTTAATCtgcaaaaatcaaaaaccaaagtCTTTTCACATATCCGGGTGACTTGATAAACTCGAAGATCCTTGAGACAATCCATGAAACCAACCTTCTGTCGTAGTAAAACTGCTTCTTGAGTTTGCTcgtctttttgttttctctccAACTCTTTAATCTGAAACACCATATCGAATCGAAGGCCGAGATGTTGagacatttatttaaaataaaaagattgtaAAGTTTTGAGAATGAATCAGTGCGCCTTCCTAACCTTATGTTGCCATACAAGAGCGTTGCTTTCAGAATCTTTCAACTTATTCTCATAATCCTTAGCCTTCTGTTGCAACACAAGGGAGTTTCCTTCAGAGTCTTTCAACTTAGTCTCAAGATCCTTAACCTGCAAGCATCATTTAAGATGTTTGGACTGTCTATAACAATCATAATGAGCTTTATGTAACAATCAACATTGATATAAGTAAACCTTCTGTTGGTAAGCTGCAGAGTCTGATTGGTGTCTCTCCCGAAGCTTACACTCTAGCTCCTTGACCTTTAAATGAGAAGACGGTTTGTTAGTCATAAAATGGTAAGAAAATCAATAATATCATCAAGTGGAAGAAAATAAACCTTCTGCTGGAGATTGGTACAAGTCTCATCTCtgctttttagtttttcttgAAGCTGTGCGTTTTGCTTTTCCGATTGGTTATGCAGTGACTCAAGCTGGCTTTCAAGCTCTTTGTTCTTTTCCTGGAGACTTCGGTATGAATGGTCTCTTCCTTTATTCTTACCTTCCAGGTTCTGTATGTTCTCTTCCAGCTTCTTTATCAATTCCTCTTTAGATCGGCTTTCATGTCTTGCTTTCTCCACCTTTAAAAGATTTACATTGAGCAATAAGAGAAAGCTGTGTGACGCAACCCAGGAAGATCAAAACAAAAGCCTTTCAGAAGTCATAccattgctttcatcttctgaATCTCACCGGTATCAACTTGCTTCCTCGCAGGACCCAACTCAACTCCTCTCACACGCGTTGCAAAGTTTAGTGAACTTAAAGTCTCACTCACATCGTGCTCAGAAGGACTGATTTGCACAAACATCAGCGTCTTGGAGTCACCTCCTGCATCATTTGCACATTCACACAAGTTTTTAAGCTCAGTGTAACCACAGATTGATCCTTATGAAAAGGTAAATAACGATTCTTACCCAATGAATCTTGTAGTAAGTGAGTTAATTTCGAGTTTCTGAAAGTGAACAAATGGAAAAGTGTTAACGCAGACAGTATTATTAAGCTCATAACAGAGACGGAGAGAGATATAGACTAACCGGTATGGAATGTGACTGCTCTTTGTAGCCAATGCATAAATCACATCCCCAAGAGCTGATAGCGATCTATTGATGTTCTGTGCTTCCTTCAGACGCTCACCTTGCACGTCAGTCTTTGCCAACCTCTCACTTCCTGCTAAATCAACAAGCCAAAGCGTGCTTTTTGTGCAGTCACCATTCATCAGGTTCTTCGCTTTCACCATTATAGAGAGCATGCTGCGAAGAAAACTTAATATATCAAACAACCCTCATAGTGAAATATAAGATGAGGGAAAGCCAAACATTCAAAAAACATAGTGAGAGGGGGATAAATCCAAATATACCAGTGCGAGCGGCTACTATGTTCATTCACATTGTTGGATCCAACAGCTCTTGCATTGCTCCCAGCTTGAAGCACATTCCACACTTCATTTATATTTTCCACTTTTGCTTCAACTAACCCAGGAACATGATGGGATCCATCAAATGATTGTTTGATCTCCAACCTGAGTAACCATATCAATAAATATTGCGATCAAGCTCTGTAAAAAGTCTATGTTTTAGTTGTGTGTTTAAAGTAGAGATTTTTACTTCTTTGAAGCTGGTGATGTTGCCAATAAGTCTCTTATCTGTTCGTTGTAGACCTCAAGGACACTAACagaaatattatatgaaattgTCTCTCGCCTTTCGTTAGCAATTTCAAACAACTGCTCAACGGTTCTATAGTTGACACCCCTGTTCTGTGGGGTACCTTCCATTGTAAACGTCTTCCCTGTTCCTGTTTGCCCGTATGCAAAGATACACACATTGTAGCCGTCTAGCACCGAAACAACCATTGGAGAAGCATCTGCAAAGACATCAACTGCAAGATCGAGAAAGAAACTTTGTTAGAAATCTgtgttatatataattaaaaatgatataacgTGACCATGCCACAACACTACCTTGACCATCTTTTGGTGTATAAACTCTGTCAAACTTGAAACTCTTCTTGGAATGATTTCCTGTAACAACACCAAGCTCTCCATCTTTTGCTCCATCAAAGTCAACAGCTGTGGCACACCTCGTTGATGTTTCCTCTTTATTCAAAGGGCGGCAACGACAAAAGACCCTAATATTGCCTGATAAAAAGAATGCTGTTAGTAGATTCAAAAGTTGTGATGTCAAGAAGCTAAGGCAAACCATCAGGTAAAGATAAGATTTATTTGCCTTTAGTCTCTTGTATATGGTTATATAGCTCCTTTCGCTTTGCTTGCTCTTCGCTGTACTTCAGCTTGAGATCCTCACACTGTGAAACTGTTTTTAACGAGTTTATGTGTTAGGCCTTCATGAAAATGCCTCTTTAAATCCCATTTTAAGACCTAAAAGAGTGGAGATAGAAACTCACCAAGTGCCTGAACTCCATCAACCATTTTGTACAATTCAGGAATTGATCCCACACATTCGTGTGCTTCCTGGGATAGCTGAGATTGTTCCCTTTTCATTATCTGCACATAAACAGTTTAATAGATTCCAAGTACGTTGCGGAGAGGCTTTGATACAACAATACATGAGGAAACACCAAGCTACCTCTATTTTCTCCTGTAGACTAGCAATTGCAGCGGTCCAATGTCTCTTGTCATTCTCATACTTGCTAGTGATGCTGTTCAAACAATCTGCTTGCGTCTCCACAGTTTGGTCTGTTTTAAGTAAGCATCAAGTTAAAAACAAGAAACCCaccgtaaaaaaaaagatatagaaAGTACAAATTtggattgacaaaaaaaaagggaattTCTGCATTACCTAGAGAGCGTGCCTCATACATCTTATTGTCAAGTTCCATCATCACTTTCTCTAGTTGCTCATTGGCAGAGGTCAGTGACATCCATGCTTCGTGGCACTCATTTGACTTATGTTGGTATCGTTCAGAAAGCTCTTCAATCTTCTTCTCATACTTCTCATGAGCCTTTGCTCGCATAAGCCTCTTCTGCTCGGAAATCAACATAAAAGAAGAAACTTAAGGTATATAGTCCATTAACGCAGGAAATAAGAGCCAGCAGGCTAGTCAAACAGTACCCGAGCGGGAGAAATCTCTATTTCGGTAGCACAGTTCTGACACTTAATACAATCTTGTGATGTCCTTAAAACTGTACATGAATGCAAACAATGAGTTAGAAAACTGAAAACTTTGAGGTCCCCTATTAAAAAGCTTAAACAAAACCACGCACAAGAGAAGAGAGCATCGTTACCTGAAACCTGTGGTGCTTTCCTGAGACAAATCCCACAAACAACTGGACTTCCATTGATTCCTTCGAACCTAACCTTTATCAAACCATCATCCACTACCACAACCCTTAAGTCAACCAACAGAAGAGGCCTGTTTGCGCCAACCACCGAGAAGATATCGAATTCAGATAAGACCTAAAACAAAAGAATCAATCAAAACTCTCATTCATAACTACAcgaacaaaacaaaaccaaaaaaaaacaaatctttagTTGGTCCAACTTGCCTTGTCATCTTGAACATAGACATTAAACACTCTAATCCCTTTAGGTCCATTAGTGTTAACAATCTCCGCGAAATGAAAATCCACAAAGTACTCCCCAGGAAGAAGATTGTTTAGTTGGTAGCTAAAGTTCCCCACACGAGCTGACTGGTAGATGAACGGGAAGTCTCCCGCTTCGACTATAGACTCATCTGTTCTCAACACACCTCCTCCTTCGAAACAGGTATCTCCGAGGATACTCATCTCGGAATCCAGCACCTTCGAATCAGCTCCTCCAGCGTTTATGAACATAATGGTATCATCTGCTGCTttcacaaacaacaacaacaaagtaaATTACTCAACACACAAGCTTATAAGGCTAGATCCAGTGGTAATTAggcgaaaccctaaaccctagagaCCCAGATCGAATTCGGACCTGAGTGATTAGCTTCTGTGAAACCGGTGAGAACGAGTCTTGAATTGGGATCGCAGACCATGGAATCGTCGCGCTCGTCCATGGGTGTGTCTCCGAGCTTTGATTTCTCAGTTGTGTCGCTAACGAATTGGGGATCGGGAATCTCCGGTGGTGAATCGGATGAGGAGGTCGCTGCGTTGATCTGAACATCCTCCATTAAGCTTTGTTTGTTTCTCTCTCGTTATCTCTCTTTAGAagaatgaagaaaatgaaaaaagctTGGGTGAAAATAAAGATAGAGAGGCGTGAGgatatttcttttccttttctgcGATTGgcgttttaaattttgaatatctATCTAAGGCGACCGTTAAGGGTTAACGATGGGTCTACGCTTTTTGTAATGGGCTTTGTTGTGAATTATTTGGGCGGTGTAAAGTCCcgtattaaatttaaacaaaagcGTTCGGGTCTCGGGTTACGAGTCGGTTTGATTTTCAAATAGGCATTGTACTAAGATTCAACATATAAGAACAGATTctcaagaaaaaatattaaacaaccgAAGATGGTATATTTACACGGCTGGACaaaattttagattatttttagatttaatatctaaaatacTCAGATTTattcataatatttaaaatatccaaaaaaaaaacatgaaatacCCTAAATGCTATTGGTTTTTTATCCTATATCTAAACCGAACCACTTTTCATGttaattttagataattaaaatacattatttaaatttatatgttattttttagattttaaagtatattgaaatttttaatttgtttctgtAATTTATATAGATATCCGAACCAAACTAAAATCGCAAAattctaaaactaaaatttataaatatccgAATGAAATTGAAATCTCTAGTCCTAAAAACCCCGAGATTGCATGTGTATTTCATGGTTTTGACAGCTCTACATAAATCATACCGAAAATCAAATCAGTTATATAGAGAAATCGGTTAGGATCCTTTACCAACGGTTATTAATCCCAGGTACTACTCTGGCCGGTTGATGATAGGCCTAGTTGATGATATTCACGTAAgagtaagaaaaacaaaacatattatgtTTGCACAGTgcaaatgttttcttttagatACAATCTTGAAGCAGATgagatcaaacaaacaaaaatagctTGATGGATTCCGAAATTAGTGTAAAAATAAGGGAGAATCATTGCCATTTGACCCGGACATTTTTGGGATAAAACAACTCATCtccatttacaaaaaaaaaaaaaaggtagcaGCTGCAAAACGCGACAATAGAATGTGTAATATCTCTGATCGGTTGGTGTTATCAATGATCAGCAAGGATTGAAACGATCAAAGACATGGCTGTACGGGTTTGCTCAGGATTCCCAGAGAGTAAGACCATTGTTTCACCTTCTTCTGTAGGAGCATCCTTCACATCCACTCTAGCTCCTGAAATCTATTATAAGTTCCCAAAACTGATTAGAATCTCTATCAACTTCCAAAAATGATTCAAGCACAGAAGAAACACCTGTTGTAGATTATCAAGACCGGCTCCATCTCTTCCGTAGAGTGCAGCAAGAGCATCCTTCTCaacagctagctccaaggtaaCGTTTCTCAAAGATACACCTTTACTTCTGCTTccacaaaaataattatgtcaGGAGACTGTTGACAAGAACAGATACATTATGGTTGGCAAGAAGTAACAGACCGTGGTGGTAGAAAAGA
The nucleotide sequence above comes from Brassica napus cultivar Da-Ae chromosome A9, Da-Ae, whole genome shotgun sequence. Encoded proteins:
- the LOC106368687 gene encoding kinesin-like protein KIN-14R isoform X1 → MEDVQINAATSSSDSPPEIPDPQFVSDTTEKSKLGDTPMDERDDSMVCDPNSRLVLTGFTEANHSADDTIMFINAGGADSKVLDSEMSILGDTCFEGGGVLRTDESIVEAGDFPFIYQSARVGNFSYQLNNLLPGEYFVDFHFAEIVNTNGPKGIRVFNVYVQDDKVLSEFDIFSVVGANRPLLLVDLRVVVVDDGLIKVRFEGINGSPVVCGICLRKAPQVSVLRTSQDCIKCQNCATEIEISPARKRLMRAKAHEKYEKKIEELSERYQHKSNECHEAWMSLTSANEQLEKVMMELDNKMYEARSLDQTVETQADCLNSITSKYENDKRHWTAAIASLQEKIEIMKREQSQLSQEAHECVGSIPELYKMVDGVQALVSQCEDLKLKYSEEQAKRKELYNHIQETKGNIRVFCRCRPLNKEETSTRCATAVDFDGAKDGELGVVTGNHSKKSFKFDRVYTPKDGQVDVFADASPMVVSVLDGYNVCIFAYGQTGTGKTFTMEGTPQNRGVNYRTVEQLFEIANERRETISYNISVSVLEVYNEQIRDLLATSPASKKLEIKQSFDGSHHVPGLVEAKVENINEVWNVLQAGSNARAVGSNNVNEHSSRSHCMLSIMVKAKNLMNGDCTKSTLWLVDLAGSERLAKTDVQGERLKEAQNINRSLSALGDVIYALATKSSHIPYRNSKLTHLLQDSLGGDSKTLMFVQISPSEHDVSETLSSLNFATRVRGVELGPARKQVDTGEIQKMKAMVEKARHESRSKEELIKKLEENIQNLEGKNKGRDHSYRSLQEKNKELESQLESLHNQSEKQNAQLQEKLKSRDETCTNLQQKVKELECKLRERHQSDSAAYQQKVKDLETKLKDSEGNSLVLQQKAKDYENKLKDSESNALVWQHKIKELERKQKDEQTQEAVLLRQKIKELEVRLKEQELHVQQMAATREFPDVASATPNEVKTCFKEDNFGNENAESNNNNNNILRTSNRLKASAARRNDSLNLNEATRKKRVSRSGETENNGGDEPQMKEKRIRKSDPPKVVARLTRPTRPVSSSNQVPVAQKRVVSREQQQAVVGKERDPKKRMWTR
- the LOC106368687 gene encoding kinesin-like protein KIN-14R isoform X2, which encodes MEDVQINAATSSSDSPPEIPDPQFVSDTTEKSKLGDTPMDERDDSMVCDPNSRLVLTGFTEANHSDDTIMFINAGGADSKVLDSEMSILGDTCFEGGGVLRTDESIVEAGDFPFIYQSARVGNFSYQLNNLLPGEYFVDFHFAEIVNTNGPKGIRVFNVYVQDDKVLSEFDIFSVVGANRPLLLVDLRVVVVDDGLIKVRFEGINGSPVVCGICLRKAPQVSVLRTSQDCIKCQNCATEIEISPARKRLMRAKAHEKYEKKIEELSERYQHKSNECHEAWMSLTSANEQLEKVMMELDNKMYEARSLDQTVETQADCLNSITSKYENDKRHWTAAIASLQEKIEIMKREQSQLSQEAHECVGSIPELYKMVDGVQALVSQCEDLKLKYSEEQAKRKELYNHIQETKGNIRVFCRCRPLNKEETSTRCATAVDFDGAKDGELGVVTGNHSKKSFKFDRVYTPKDGQVDVFADASPMVVSVLDGYNVCIFAYGQTGTGKTFTMEGTPQNRGVNYRTVEQLFEIANERRETISYNISVSVLEVYNEQIRDLLATSPASKKLEIKQSFDGSHHVPGLVEAKVENINEVWNVLQAGSNARAVGSNNVNEHSSRSHCMLSIMVKAKNLMNGDCTKSTLWLVDLAGSERLAKTDVQGERLKEAQNINRSLSALGDVIYALATKSSHIPYRNSKLTHLLQDSLGGDSKTLMFVQISPSEHDVSETLSSLNFATRVRGVELGPARKQVDTGEIQKMKAMVEKARHESRSKEELIKKLEENIQNLEGKNKGRDHSYRSLQEKNKELESQLESLHNQSEKQNAQLQEKLKSRDETCTNLQQKVKELECKLRERHQSDSAAYQQKVKDLETKLKDSEGNSLVLQQKAKDYENKLKDSESNALVWQHKIKELERKQKDEQTQEAVLLRQKIKELEVRLKEQELHVQQMAATREFPDVASATPNEVKTCFKEDNFGNENAESNNNNNNILRTSNRLKASAARRNDSLNLNEATRKKRVSRSGETENNGGDEPQMKEKRIRKSDPPKVVARLTRPTRPVSSSNQVPVAQKRVVSREQQQAVVGKERDPKKRMWTR